A genomic region of Planococcus kocurii contains the following coding sequences:
- the rplD gene encoding 50S ribosomal protein L4 yields MPKVALLNQTGSQVGDIELNDYVFGIEPNESVLFDAVVSQRASLRQGNHKVKNRSEVAGGGKKPWRQKGTGRARQGSIRSPQWRGGGIVFGPTPRSYSYKLPKKVRRLALRSALSSTVVGENLMVLEGLTFDAPKTKAFNQLIADLSIGKKALFVTADLDENVAKSARNLKGMTVVAADGINVLDLLGHDKIVMTKAAIEKIEEVLS; encoded by the coding sequence ATGCCTAAAGTAGCTTTATTAAATCAAACAGGTTCACAAGTGGGCGACATCGAATTGAACGACTATGTATTCGGTATCGAGCCAAATGAATCAGTACTATTTGACGCAGTAGTGTCTCAACGCGCTTCACTACGTCAAGGTAACCATAAAGTAAAAAACCGTTCTGAAGTAGCTGGTGGTGGTAAAAAGCCATGGCGTCAAAAAGGAACTGGACGTGCTCGTCAAGGGTCGATCCGTTCACCACAATGGCGCGGAGGCGGTATCGTATTCGGTCCAACTCCACGTAGCTATAGCTACAAGCTTCCTAAGAAAGTCCGTCGCTTAGCTTTACGCTCTGCACTTTCATCTACAGTAGTAGGAGAAAACTTGATGGTACTTGAAGGATTGACATTTGATGCACCAAAAACAAAAGCATTTAACCAGTTGATCGCTGATCTTTCAATTGGCAAAAAAGCATTGTTCGTAACTGCTGACCTTGATGAGAACGTTGCAAAATCTGCACGTAACCTTAAAGGTATGACAGTAGTAGCAGCAGATGGTATTAACGTATTAGACTTGCTTGGACATGACAAAATTGTTATGACAAAAGCAGCGATTGAGAAAATTGAGGAGGTGCTTAGTTAA